Proteins encoded within one genomic window of Larus michahellis unplaced genomic scaffold, bLarMic1.1 SCAFFOLD_34, whole genome shotgun sequence:
- the LOC141737325 gene encoding olfactory receptor 14C36-like, translating to MSNSSSITQFLLLAFADTRELQLLHFGLFLGIYLAALLANGLIITAIACDHRLHTPMYFFLLSLSVLDLGSISTTVPKSMASSLWDTRAISYKGCVTQVFFFFFCAAAEFYLLTIMAYDRYVAICKPLHYGTLLGSRACVHMAAAAWGSGFLNALLQTANTFSLPLCQGNALDQFFCEIPQILKLSCSDSYLREVGLLVVSACLGFGCFVFILLSYVQIFRAVLRIPSEQGRHKAFSTCLPHLAVVSLFISTAVFAYLKPPSISSPSLDVVVAVLYSVVPPALNPLIYSMRNQELKDALWKLMTRLFSAAINCLLQITHNVIHYTPSPSSVGLVRG from the coding sequence atgtccaacagcagctccatcacccagttcctcctcctggcattcgcagacacacgggagctgcagctcttgcacttcgggctcttcctgggcatctacctggctgccctcctggccaacggcctcatcatcaccgccatcgcctgtgaccaccgcctccacacccccatgtacttcttcctcctcagcctctctgttcttgacctgggctccatctccaccactgtccccaaatccatggccagttccctgtgggacaccagggccatttcctacaaaggatgtgttacacaggtgttttttttctttttctgtgctgcagcagagttttatcttctcaccattatggcctatgaccgctacgttgccatctgcaaacccctgcactacgggaccctcctgggcagcagagcttgtgtccacatggcagcagctgcctggggcagtgggtttctcaatgctctcctgcaaacggccaatacattttccctgcccctctgccaaggcaatgccctggaccagttcttctgtgaaatcccccagatcctcaagctctcctgctcagactcctacctcagggaagttgggcttcttgtggtcagtgcctgtttaggcttcggttgttttgttttcatcctgctgtcctatgtgcagatcttcagggccgtgctgaggatcccctctgagcagggacggcacaaagccttctccacgtgcctccctcacctggccgtggtctccctctttatcagcactgccgtgtttgcctacctgaagcccccctccatctcctccccatcgctggatgtggtggtggctgtgctgtactccgtggtgcctccagcactgaaccccctcatctacagcatgaggaaccaggagctcaaggatgccctctggaaattaatgaccaggttattttctgcagcaataaactgtctcctgcaaatcactcataatgtaattcattatacgccaagcccgtcttctgtaggtttggttaggggttag